Proteins encoded by one window of Esox lucius isolate fEsoLuc1 chromosome 4, fEsoLuc1.pri, whole genome shotgun sequence:
- the rell2 gene encoding RELT-like protein 2 isoform X2 → MTDLEALTVGEPPPPYIIFLLVFFFFITGLLGFLVCHLLKKRGYRCRTGDEEGDDEECEEKLGPDKNDDEEEKEDNQDTVEQILKCIIENEANMEAFKEMLGKQNICEHRDPRLLRKESLGGIPPHHHTIHSGAQLDHKSCTLCVQGRSKKARRQSRVARPNKPKTPGERRESTVFAVGRFRVTHMEKKDQGSGDQLDQSETLDSEKGNEDHPQKTEEYNLQSMFKDVKTETTANVVPPAKRKKSLVLFSLRRGSDQAAAKGSLSKPVVEEEPLFNAPLKAAMQTSSSAKALSSHPSKDPAGADHTETALKTSPTTVTFVVSPSEDPAPVSPNRSPGGVSPLTPPVQDSPITTPIQDSPITPPAWDSPITTPGQVTPMTPEIFPLTPGSPTNPNPCPFNVSPAPVQASPALSSKKMPPSLSSTSFSPASTQIHVCPTPVQAPSKTSHLNVSSSFTPLHPSSAPTSGQVSPAPSSRKLSLTPTPTQVSPALSSRNVPPALSSRNVSPAPTSFPLSPVAPRSILKNTTTYPNVEKTTASISTAKGPGDKVPSMDPMKYSACTSPEGKACPDSQEEGTVMRVAEVVKGEEPAVVRVAEVVKGEEPAMMRVVEVVKGEEPVVAQSPTEEGRDDEVEMEDIKDCRVSQEEEGVSLEEKRRSVHSQHKW, encoded by the exons ATGACAGACCTGGAGGCATTGACGGTGGGGGAACCCCCTCCCCCGTACATTATCTTCCTCCtggtcttcttcttcttcatcaCGGGCCTCCTTGGCTTCCTGGTCTGCCACCTGCTGAAGAAGAGAGGCTACCGCTGCAGGACAGGGGACGAGGAAGGCGACGATGAAGAGTGTGAGGAGAAACTGGGTCCAGACAAGAATG ATGatgaagaagagaaagaagacaaCCAAGACACTgttgaacaaatcctaaagtGTATAATTGAAAATGAAG CTAACATGGAAGCCTTTAAAGAGATGCTAGGAAAACAGAATATATGTGAACATCGCGATCCTAG GTTACTACGCAAAGAGAGCCTTGGGGGTATtccaccccaccaccacaccaTCCACTCTGGCGCCCAGCTCGATCACAAGTCCTGCACGCTCTGTGTCCAAGGGCGCTCCAAGAAGGCTCGGCGCCAAAGCCGCGTGGCTCGCCCCAATAAGCCCAAAACgccaggagagaggagagagtccACTGTGTTCGCTGTGGGAAG GTTCAGAGTTACCCACATGGAAAAAAAGGATCAGGGTTCGGGCGACCAATTGGACCAGTCAGAGACCCTAGATAGCGAAAAGGGGAATGAAGATCACCCGCAAAAGACGGAGGAGTACAACCTGCAGAGCATGTTCAAGGATGTCAAGACGGAGACCACCGCTAATGTGGTTCCCCCAGCCAAGAGGAAGAAGAGTCTAGTTCTGTTCTCCCTGCGCAGGGGCAGCGATCAGGCGGCGGCCAAAGGGTCACTGAGTAAGCCCGTTGTGGAAGAGGAACCCCTCTTCAATGCTCCGTTGAAAGCCGCTATGCAGACCTCTAGCTCTGCCAAGGCCTTGTCATCCCATCCCAGCAAGGACCCTGCTGGAGCTGACCACACGGAGACCGCTTTGAAAACGTCTCCAACTACGGTCACCTTTGTAGTGTCTCCCAGCGAGGATCCGGCACCGGTCTCTCCCAACAGGAGTCCAGGTGGAGTCTCCCCCCTAACTCCCCCAGTACAGGATTCTCCCATCACCACCCCAATACAAGATTCCCCCATAACACCCCCTGCATGGGATTCCCCCATCACCACCCCAGGACAAGTCACCCCAATGACCCCCGAAATATTCCCTCTTACCCCAGGCTCccctactaaccctaacccttgccCCTTCAATGTCTCTCCTGCCCCTGTACAAGCCTCTCCTGCCCTGTCCTCCAAAAAGATGCCCCCTTCCCTTAGCAGCACGAGTTTCTCCCCTGCCTCCACCCAGATACATGTATGCCCGACCCCTGTTCAAGCCCCCTCTAAAACTAGCCACTTGAATGTTTCCTCCTCCTTTACCCCTTTACATCCCTCGTCTGCCCCTACCTCAGGACAAGTCTCCCCTGCTCCTTCCTCCAGAAAACTGTCCCTAACCCCTACCCCAACTCAAGTCTCCCCTGCCCTGTCCTCCAGAAATGTCCCCCCTGCTTTGTCCTCCAGAAATGTCTCCCCTGCCCCTACCTCATTCCCCTTGTCCCCCGTAGCTCCCCGCAGCATTCTAAAAAATACCACTACTTATCCCAATGTGGAAAAAACTACTGCCTCTATATCTACCGCTAAAGGGCCCGGGGACAAAGTCCCCTCCATGGACCCCATGAAATACTCTGCCTGCACCAGTCCCGAAGGAAAAGCCTGTCCGGACAGTCAGGAGGAGGGCACTGTGATGCGGGTGGCTGAGGTAGTGAAGGGGGAGGAGCCCGCTGTGGTGCGTGTGGCTGAGGTAGTGAAGGGGGAGGAGCCTGCTATGATGCGTGTAGTTGAGGTAGTGAAGGGGGAGGAGCCAGTGGTGGCTCAGAGCCCcacagaggaggggagggatgaCGAGGTGGAGATGGAGGACATAAAGGACTGTCGGGTAAGCCAGGAGGAAGAGGGTGTGTCcctggaggagaagaggagatcTGTGCACAGTCAACACAAATGGTAA
- the rell2 gene encoding RELT-like protein 2 isoform X1: MTDLEALTVGEPPPPYIIFLLVFFFFITGLLGFLVCHLLKKRGYRCRTGDEEGDDEECEEKLGPDKNAGGHAASSDSLLYITDDEEEKEDNQDTVEQILKCIIENEANMEAFKEMLGKQNICEHRDPRLLRKESLGGIPPHHHTIHSGAQLDHKSCTLCVQGRSKKARRQSRVARPNKPKTPGERRESTVFAVGRFRVTHMEKKDQGSGDQLDQSETLDSEKGNEDHPQKTEEYNLQSMFKDVKTETTANVVPPAKRKKSLVLFSLRRGSDQAAAKGSLSKPVVEEEPLFNAPLKAAMQTSSSAKALSSHPSKDPAGADHTETALKTSPTTVTFVVSPSEDPAPVSPNRSPGGVSPLTPPVQDSPITTPIQDSPITPPAWDSPITTPGQVTPMTPEIFPLTPGSPTNPNPCPFNVSPAPVQASPALSSKKMPPSLSSTSFSPASTQIHVCPTPVQAPSKTSHLNVSSSFTPLHPSSAPTSGQVSPAPSSRKLSLTPTPTQVSPALSSRNVPPALSSRNVSPAPTSFPLSPVAPRSILKNTTTYPNVEKTTASISTAKGPGDKVPSMDPMKYSACTSPEGKACPDSQEEGTVMRVAEVVKGEEPAVVRVAEVVKGEEPAMMRVVEVVKGEEPVVAQSPTEEGRDDEVEMEDIKDCRVSQEEEGVSLEEKRRSVHSQHKW; the protein is encoded by the exons ATGACAGACCTGGAGGCATTGACGGTGGGGGAACCCCCTCCCCCGTACATTATCTTCCTCCtggtcttcttcttcttcatcaCGGGCCTCCTTGGCTTCCTGGTCTGCCACCTGCTGAAGAAGAGAGGCTACCGCTGCAGGACAGGGGACGAGGAAGGCGACGATGAAGAGTGTGAGGAGAAACTGGGTCCAGACAAGAATG CTGGGGGGCATGCTGCTTCGTCAGACAGTCTTTTATATATTACAGATGatgaagaagagaaagaagacaaCCAAGACACTgttgaacaaatcctaaagtGTATAATTGAAAATGAAG CTAACATGGAAGCCTTTAAAGAGATGCTAGGAAAACAGAATATATGTGAACATCGCGATCCTAG GTTACTACGCAAAGAGAGCCTTGGGGGTATtccaccccaccaccacaccaTCCACTCTGGCGCCCAGCTCGATCACAAGTCCTGCACGCTCTGTGTCCAAGGGCGCTCCAAGAAGGCTCGGCGCCAAAGCCGCGTGGCTCGCCCCAATAAGCCCAAAACgccaggagagaggagagagtccACTGTGTTCGCTGTGGGAAG GTTCAGAGTTACCCACATGGAAAAAAAGGATCAGGGTTCGGGCGACCAATTGGACCAGTCAGAGACCCTAGATAGCGAAAAGGGGAATGAAGATCACCCGCAAAAGACGGAGGAGTACAACCTGCAGAGCATGTTCAAGGATGTCAAGACGGAGACCACCGCTAATGTGGTTCCCCCAGCCAAGAGGAAGAAGAGTCTAGTTCTGTTCTCCCTGCGCAGGGGCAGCGATCAGGCGGCGGCCAAAGGGTCACTGAGTAAGCCCGTTGTGGAAGAGGAACCCCTCTTCAATGCTCCGTTGAAAGCCGCTATGCAGACCTCTAGCTCTGCCAAGGCCTTGTCATCCCATCCCAGCAAGGACCCTGCTGGAGCTGACCACACGGAGACCGCTTTGAAAACGTCTCCAACTACGGTCACCTTTGTAGTGTCTCCCAGCGAGGATCCGGCACCGGTCTCTCCCAACAGGAGTCCAGGTGGAGTCTCCCCCCTAACTCCCCCAGTACAGGATTCTCCCATCACCACCCCAATACAAGATTCCCCCATAACACCCCCTGCATGGGATTCCCCCATCACCACCCCAGGACAAGTCACCCCAATGACCCCCGAAATATTCCCTCTTACCCCAGGCTCccctactaaccctaacccttgccCCTTCAATGTCTCTCCTGCCCCTGTACAAGCCTCTCCTGCCCTGTCCTCCAAAAAGATGCCCCCTTCCCTTAGCAGCACGAGTTTCTCCCCTGCCTCCACCCAGATACATGTATGCCCGACCCCTGTTCAAGCCCCCTCTAAAACTAGCCACTTGAATGTTTCCTCCTCCTTTACCCCTTTACATCCCTCGTCTGCCCCTACCTCAGGACAAGTCTCCCCTGCTCCTTCCTCCAGAAAACTGTCCCTAACCCCTACCCCAACTCAAGTCTCCCCTGCCCTGTCCTCCAGAAATGTCCCCCCTGCTTTGTCCTCCAGAAATGTCTCCCCTGCCCCTACCTCATTCCCCTTGTCCCCCGTAGCTCCCCGCAGCATTCTAAAAAATACCACTACTTATCCCAATGTGGAAAAAACTACTGCCTCTATATCTACCGCTAAAGGGCCCGGGGACAAAGTCCCCTCCATGGACCCCATGAAATACTCTGCCTGCACCAGTCCCGAAGGAAAAGCCTGTCCGGACAGTCAGGAGGAGGGCACTGTGATGCGGGTGGCTGAGGTAGTGAAGGGGGAGGAGCCCGCTGTGGTGCGTGTGGCTGAGGTAGTGAAGGGGGAGGAGCCTGCTATGATGCGTGTAGTTGAGGTAGTGAAGGGGGAGGAGCCAGTGGTGGCTCAGAGCCCcacagaggaggggagggatgaCGAGGTGGAGATGGAGGACATAAAGGACTGTCGGGTAAGCCAGGAGGAAGAGGGTGTGTCcctggaggagaagaggagatcTGTGCACAGTCAACACAAATGGTAA
- the myot gene encoding myotilin isoform X1, with protein sequence MAHIQKKTSTMSLTISNSSRAFSSSSTVVQQQRHSSLVQPICMSPQRNQSPSCPQQYPGNGGVAPTFVKCLHDVSAVKGQLVVLECRIRGTPPLQVLWYREDEKIVDSADFRILRKKATSTSVPEELCTLVITEAFPEDSGVFKCIAGNAFGTVSCNALLEVYMDLEEQMENEPSMEEQPSQSTRLEPDDFPSLLHAVAAIPPPEWPESPVCEIDPPLEEQLLESEWQPLSQTSEEPFDLSEESIQSPEDQGSPEGQTPTPPPPAGEKALIPNLFSPSKPSFQSSGDCGSMSRVADLPTFTPSLFAPSAFNYARPRQFIQSQPAFQAPSYEVAQTLPQSNGSSSKASPSSSNLSSPVSTPASSQLPVVPRDPPPPSAQPMSSTRAPMRSTITLTPRVPSASASVPGPAEPKTQSSSAAFLCSILPSQSNPQYKPSPNSVLQPPSPARSPQSPSPPSPLAQPHCDAPRNMGQGLALPTHRVPTSQTGRSPTPPAVSMTQTSFSPPTCVSLPPSYKGTPNALPKPILKKAPVPRPGSRNTDEDIQGSKDALIQDLEKKLRTKEARRRNSQKLSYEERMARRLLGPDNVASVFDLESSSDSQPDQPESPEGRNTGGIWGKHHSGTDGNEGSAIQEKCYAPRFIQVPRDLTVEEGRFCRIDFKVVGLPTPDVAWYLDGKAIRPDDYHKMLVCEKDMHSFIIEIVTVHHAGVYQCIARNRAGESRFSMKLEVIAQEVLRPPTFVQKMMNSRALEGDTVRLECKVAASPPPKLFWKKDKDMLRIDPTRMSLYQDGTGSQCLLIEKLLKSDAGWYTLSAINEAGMSTCNARLDVGTRTSKTAPPAGKHFKIPLLSHLPTVTPDPVPQHTAPLYESEEL encoded by the exons TGCCTCCATGATGTCAGCGCAGTCAAGGGTCAGCTGGTGGTTTTAGAGTGTCGTATTCGTGGAACGCCGCCTCTGCAGGTTCTGTGGTACCGCGAGGATGAGAAGATAGTGGACTCGGCTGACTTCCGCATCCTTCGAAAGA AGGCTACTTCAACATCAGTGCCAG AGGAACTTTGTACCCTTGTCATCACTGAGGCCTTCCCAGAGGATTCTGGAGTGTTCAAATGTATAGCTGGGAATGCGTTTGGAACAGTATCATGCAATGCCTTACTGGAGGTGTACATGG ACCTGGAAGAGCAGATGGAGAATGAGCCATCCATGGAGGAGCAGCCCTCACAGTCTACCAGGCTGGAACCTGATGACTTTCCCTCTTTACTTCATGCTGTAGCAGCCATTCCCCCTCCAGAGTGGCCTGAAAGCCCAGTCTGCGAAATTGACCCACCATTGGAAGAACA GTTGCTAGAGTCAGAGTGGCAGCCACTTAGCCAAACCTCCGAGGAGCCGTTTGATCTGAGTGAGGAGAGCATCCAGAGCCCAGAGGACCAGGGGTCACCCGAAGGccaaacccccaccccaccaccgCCGGCCGGGGAAAAAGCCCTAATCCCCAACCTCTTCAGTCCCAGTAAGCCCAGCTTCCAGAGCTCTGGTGACTGCGGCAGCATGAGCCGTGTTGCCGACCTGCCGACCTTCACCCCCAGCCTCTTTGCCCCCAGCGCCTTTAACTATGCCCGGCCACGTCAGTTCATCCAGTCCCAGCCGGCCTTCCAGGCCCCCAGCTACGAGGTGGCCCAGACTCTGCCCCAGTCCAACGGGAGCAGCAGCAAGGCCTCTCCGTCCTCCTCTAACCTGAGCTCTCCCGTTTCCACTCCCGCATCCTCGCAGCTGCCAGTGGTCCCTCGCGATCCTCCTCCTCCCTCGGCCCAGCCAATGTCCTCCACCCGTGCCCCCATGCGCTCCACGATCACCCTCACCCCCAGGGTCCCTAGTGCTAGTGCCAGTGTCCCAGGCCCGGCGGAACCCAAGACGCAGTCCTCTTCCGCGGCCTTCCTCTGCTCCATCCTGCCCTCTCAGTCCAACCCCCAGTACAAGCCGTCTCCCAATTCGGTCCTCCAGCCTCCATCCCCAGCTCGCTCCCCACAGTCCCCCAGCCCCCCTAGCCCACTGGCCCAGCCCCACTGTGATGCCCCCCGAAATATGGGACAGGGACTGGCTCTCCCTACCCACCGCGTCCCAACGAGTCAGACCGGCCGCTCCCCAACTCCCCCCGCAGTTTCCATGACACAgacctccttttctcctcctacATGCGTGTCTCTGCCTCCTAGCTACAAAGGGACCCCGAACGC CTTACCCAAGCCCATCCTGAAGAAGGCCCCCGTTCCTCGGCCAGGTTCCCGCAACACAGATGAGGATATCCAGGGTTCCAAGGACGCCTTGATCCAGGACCTGGAGAAGAAGCTACGGACCAAAGAGGCCCGCAGAAGAAACAGCCAA AAGCTGTCTTATGAGGAGCGCATGGCTCGGAGGTTGCTGGGTCCAGATAACGTTGCCTCTGTCTTTGACCTTGAGAGTTCCTCCGACTCCCAGCCGGACCAG CCAGAATCCCCGGAGGGTCGTAACACCGGAGGAATATG GGGTAAACATCACTCTGGTACTGATGGCAATGAGGGCTCGGCCATCCAGGAGAAATGCTACGCCCCGCGCTTCATCCAGGTGCCCCGGGACCTCACAGTGGAGGAGGGTCGGTTCTGCCGGATCGATTTTAAG GTGGTGGGTCTGCCCACTCCAGACGTGGCCTGGTACCTAGATGGAAAGGCCATCCGCCCAGACGACTACCACAAGATGCTGGTTTGTGAGAAAGACATGCACTCTTTCATCATTGAGATTGTGACCGTACATCACGCTGGTGTCTACCAGTGCATTGCCAGGAATCGTGCCGGGGAGAGCCGCTTCTCCATGAAACTGGAAGTTATCG CCCAGGAGGTGCTTCGCCCACCTACCTTTGTCCAGAAGATGATGAACTCCCGTGCCTTGGAGGGGGACACTGTAAGGTTAGAGTGTAAGGTGGCCGCCTCCCCTCCACCAAAGCTCTTTTGGAAGAAGGACAAAGACATGCTGCGCATCGACCCCACCAGAATGAG CTTGTACCAGGACGGAACAGGAAGTCAGTGCCTGCTCATTGAGAAGCTGTTGAAATCTGACGCGGGCTGGTACACCTTGTCTGCCATCAACGAGGCTGGCATGTCCACCTGCAACGCTAGACTAGACGTCGGAA CTCGCACCAGCAAAACTGCCCCCCCTGCAGGCAAGCATTTTAAAATCCCCCTTCTAAGCCATCTCCCCACTGTGACTCCAGACCCCGTCCCCCAGCATACGGCCCCCCTGTACGAGAGTGAGGAGCTCTAA
- the myot gene encoding myotilin isoform X2, translated as MAHIQKKTSTMSLTISNSSRAFSSSSTVVQQQRHSSLNQSPSCPQQYPGNGGVAPTFVKCLHDVSAVKGQLVVLECRIRGTPPLQVLWYREDEKIVDSADFRILRKKATSTSVPEELCTLVITEAFPEDSGVFKCIAGNAFGTVSCNALLEVYMDLEEQMENEPSMEEQPSQSTRLEPDDFPSLLHAVAAIPPPEWPESPVCEIDPPLEEQLLESEWQPLSQTSEEPFDLSEESIQSPEDQGSPEGQTPTPPPPAGEKALIPNLFSPSKPSFQSSGDCGSMSRVADLPTFTPSLFAPSAFNYARPRQFIQSQPAFQAPSYEVAQTLPQSNGSSSKASPSSSNLSSPVSTPASSQLPVVPRDPPPPSAQPMSSTRAPMRSTITLTPRVPSASASVPGPAEPKTQSSSAAFLCSILPSQSNPQYKPSPNSVLQPPSPARSPQSPSPPSPLAQPHCDAPRNMGQGLALPTHRVPTSQTGRSPTPPAVSMTQTSFSPPTCVSLPPSYKGTPNALPKPILKKAPVPRPGSRNTDEDIQGSKDALIQDLEKKLRTKEARRRNSQKLSYEERMARRLLGPDNVASVFDLESSSDSQPDQPESPEGRNTGGIWGKHHSGTDGNEGSAIQEKCYAPRFIQVPRDLTVEEGRFCRIDFKVVGLPTPDVAWYLDGKAIRPDDYHKMLVCEKDMHSFIIEIVTVHHAGVYQCIARNRAGESRFSMKLEVIAQEVLRPPTFVQKMMNSRALEGDTVRLECKVAASPPPKLFWKKDKDMLRIDPTRMSLYQDGTGSQCLLIEKLLKSDAGWYTLSAINEAGMSTCNARLDVGTRTSKTAPPAGKHFKIPLLSHLPTVTPDPVPQHTAPLYESEEL; from the exons TGCCTCCATGATGTCAGCGCAGTCAAGGGTCAGCTGGTGGTTTTAGAGTGTCGTATTCGTGGAACGCCGCCTCTGCAGGTTCTGTGGTACCGCGAGGATGAGAAGATAGTGGACTCGGCTGACTTCCGCATCCTTCGAAAGA AGGCTACTTCAACATCAGTGCCAG AGGAACTTTGTACCCTTGTCATCACTGAGGCCTTCCCAGAGGATTCTGGAGTGTTCAAATGTATAGCTGGGAATGCGTTTGGAACAGTATCATGCAATGCCTTACTGGAGGTGTACATGG ACCTGGAAGAGCAGATGGAGAATGAGCCATCCATGGAGGAGCAGCCCTCACAGTCTACCAGGCTGGAACCTGATGACTTTCCCTCTTTACTTCATGCTGTAGCAGCCATTCCCCCTCCAGAGTGGCCTGAAAGCCCAGTCTGCGAAATTGACCCACCATTGGAAGAACA GTTGCTAGAGTCAGAGTGGCAGCCACTTAGCCAAACCTCCGAGGAGCCGTTTGATCTGAGTGAGGAGAGCATCCAGAGCCCAGAGGACCAGGGGTCACCCGAAGGccaaacccccaccccaccaccgCCGGCCGGGGAAAAAGCCCTAATCCCCAACCTCTTCAGTCCCAGTAAGCCCAGCTTCCAGAGCTCTGGTGACTGCGGCAGCATGAGCCGTGTTGCCGACCTGCCGACCTTCACCCCCAGCCTCTTTGCCCCCAGCGCCTTTAACTATGCCCGGCCACGTCAGTTCATCCAGTCCCAGCCGGCCTTCCAGGCCCCCAGCTACGAGGTGGCCCAGACTCTGCCCCAGTCCAACGGGAGCAGCAGCAAGGCCTCTCCGTCCTCCTCTAACCTGAGCTCTCCCGTTTCCACTCCCGCATCCTCGCAGCTGCCAGTGGTCCCTCGCGATCCTCCTCCTCCCTCGGCCCAGCCAATGTCCTCCACCCGTGCCCCCATGCGCTCCACGATCACCCTCACCCCCAGGGTCCCTAGTGCTAGTGCCAGTGTCCCAGGCCCGGCGGAACCCAAGACGCAGTCCTCTTCCGCGGCCTTCCTCTGCTCCATCCTGCCCTCTCAGTCCAACCCCCAGTACAAGCCGTCTCCCAATTCGGTCCTCCAGCCTCCATCCCCAGCTCGCTCCCCACAGTCCCCCAGCCCCCCTAGCCCACTGGCCCAGCCCCACTGTGATGCCCCCCGAAATATGGGACAGGGACTGGCTCTCCCTACCCACCGCGTCCCAACGAGTCAGACCGGCCGCTCCCCAACTCCCCCCGCAGTTTCCATGACACAgacctccttttctcctcctacATGCGTGTCTCTGCCTCCTAGCTACAAAGGGACCCCGAACGC CTTACCCAAGCCCATCCTGAAGAAGGCCCCCGTTCCTCGGCCAGGTTCCCGCAACACAGATGAGGATATCCAGGGTTCCAAGGACGCCTTGATCCAGGACCTGGAGAAGAAGCTACGGACCAAAGAGGCCCGCAGAAGAAACAGCCAA AAGCTGTCTTATGAGGAGCGCATGGCTCGGAGGTTGCTGGGTCCAGATAACGTTGCCTCTGTCTTTGACCTTGAGAGTTCCTCCGACTCCCAGCCGGACCAG CCAGAATCCCCGGAGGGTCGTAACACCGGAGGAATATG GGGTAAACATCACTCTGGTACTGATGGCAATGAGGGCTCGGCCATCCAGGAGAAATGCTACGCCCCGCGCTTCATCCAGGTGCCCCGGGACCTCACAGTGGAGGAGGGTCGGTTCTGCCGGATCGATTTTAAG GTGGTGGGTCTGCCCACTCCAGACGTGGCCTGGTACCTAGATGGAAAGGCCATCCGCCCAGACGACTACCACAAGATGCTGGTTTGTGAGAAAGACATGCACTCTTTCATCATTGAGATTGTGACCGTACATCACGCTGGTGTCTACCAGTGCATTGCCAGGAATCGTGCCGGGGAGAGCCGCTTCTCCATGAAACTGGAAGTTATCG CCCAGGAGGTGCTTCGCCCACCTACCTTTGTCCAGAAGATGATGAACTCCCGTGCCTTGGAGGGGGACACTGTAAGGTTAGAGTGTAAGGTGGCCGCCTCCCCTCCACCAAAGCTCTTTTGGAAGAAGGACAAAGACATGCTGCGCATCGACCCCACCAGAATGAG CTTGTACCAGGACGGAACAGGAAGTCAGTGCCTGCTCATTGAGAAGCTGTTGAAATCTGACGCGGGCTGGTACACCTTGTCTGCCATCAACGAGGCTGGCATGTCCACCTGCAACGCTAGACTAGACGTCGGAA CTCGCACCAGCAAAACTGCCCCCCCTGCAGGCAAGCATTTTAAAATCCCCCTTCTAAGCCATCTCCCCACTGTGACTCCAGACCCCGTCCCCCAGCATACGGCCCCCCTGTACGAGAGTGAGGAGCTCTAA
- the hdac3 gene encoding histone deacetylase 3 encodes MSNRTAYFYDPDVGNFHYGAGHPMKPHRLSLTHSLVLHYGLYKKMQVFKPYKASQHDMCRFHSEDYIDFLQKVSPNNMQGFTKSLNTFNVGDDCPVFPGLFEFCSRYTGASLQGATQLNHKICDIAINWAGGLHHAKKFEASGFCYVNDIVISILELLKYHPRVLYIDIDIHHGDGVQEAFYLTDRVMTVSFHKYGNYFFPGTGDMYEVGAESGRYYCLNVPLRDGIDDQSYRQLFQPVIKQVVDFYQPTCIVLQCGADSLGCDRLGCFNLSIRGHGECVEFVKSFRIPLLVLGGGGYTVRNVARCWTFETSLLVDEPISDELPYSEYFEYFAPDFTLHPDVSTRIENQNSRQYLEQIRSTVFENLKMLNHAPSVQIHDVPSDILSYERTDEGDPDERGSEDNYSRPEAANEFYDGDHDNDKESDVEI; translated from the exons atgtcCAACAGAACAGCGTATTTCTATGATCCGGACGTGGGGAATTTTCATTATG GTGCTGGTCACCCTATGAAACCCCATCGTCTCTCACTGACACACAGCCTTGTTCTGCACTATGGCCTTTACAAAAAGATGCAG GTTTTCAAACCATACAAAGCCTCGCAACATGACATGTGCCGATTCCACTCAGAAGATTACATTGACTTTCTGCAGAAGGTCAGCCCCAACAATATGCAGGGCTTCACAAAGAGTCTAAACACCTTCAATGTGGGAGACGACTG TCCTGTATTCCCGGGCCTGTTTGAGTTTTGCTCCAGGTATACCGGAGCCTCTCTACAGGGAGCAACACAGCTAAACCACAAG ATATGTGATATTGCCATTAACTGGGCCGGGGGTCTTCATCATGCTAAGAAATTTGAG GCCTCAGGTTTTTGTTATGTGAACGACATTGTCATCAGTATATTGGAACTTCTAAA GTACCATCCACGTGTACTCTACATAGACATCGATATTCACCATGGTGATGGGGTGCAGGAAGCTTTCTACCTCACAGATCGAGTCATGACTGTGTCCTTCCACAAATACGGGAACTACTTTTTCCCAGGGACAG GTGACATGTATGAGGTGGGGGCTGAGAGCGGCCGGTACTACTGCCTGAATGTGCCTCTTCGGGATGGGATTGATGACCAGA GCTATAGGCAACTCTTTCAGCCAGTTATCAAGCAAGTGGTGGACTTCTACCAGCCCACCTGCATTGTTCTTCAG TGTGGAGCTGACTCTCTGGGCTGTGACCGACTAGGATGCTTTAACCTCAGTATACGAGGCCATGG GGAATGTGTGGAGTTTGTGAAGAGTTTCCGGATTCCCCTGCTAGTGCTGGGAGGAGGGGGATACACAGTACGGAACGTGGCCAGATGCTG GACTTTTGAAACCTCCCTTTTGGTAGATGAGCCAATTAGCGATGAGCTGCCGTATAGTG AGTACTTTGAGTATTTTGCTCCAGACTTCACGCTCCATCCAGATGTCAGCACCAGGATAGAGAACCAGAACTCAAGACAG TACTTGGAGCAGATCCGTTCGACGGTCTTTGAGAACTTGAAGATGTTGAACCACGCACCCAGTGTCCAAATCCACGATGTTCCCTCGGATATCCTGAGCTACGAGCGCACCGACGAGGGAGACCCTGACGAGAGAGGCTCAGAGGACAACTATTCCAG GCCAGAGGCAGCCAACGAGTTCTATGATGGTGACCATGACAACGACAAGGAGAGCGATGTGGAGATCTGA